The genomic stretch AGAAACTGTCTGCAGGCTCCGCACGGAGGACATAATGTGCCTTCTGTTCCGACAACGGCTATAGCTGTCGGCTTGAGGCGGCCTTCGCTTACTGCCGTGGTCATCGCATTTCTTTCTGCGCATATGGAAAGGCCGTAGCTTCCGTTTTCAACGTTGCAGCCTGAGACAACTCTTCCATCTTCGAAAAGGATGGCCGCACCAACGGGAAAATCGGAGTATGGCGCATAGGCGCTTTCCACAGCCTTCTTTGCCTTGCGCAGAAGGGCTTCAGCATCAAAATTGATACTTTCATTATCTGCCATTTCCGTCATCCTCTCCGGCGAAAAACTTATCGACCATTCTATCCTGTAACGCCCACATAGTTCTCTCGGAATCTTCGTCGCAATGGTCATATCCTATCAGGTGCAGGAGACCATGAGAGAGTACGAGTACCAGTTCTTTCATGAAGCTCCTGCTGTTTTCGGATGCGTTTTCCATTATTTTGTCCGGACATATAACTATGTCTCCAAGCGGTATGCTTTCCCAGCCCTCGGGCGGAACAAATATGAAATCCTCTTCCCAGAGCGGGAAGGAGAGCACATCGGTCGGTTTGTCTGATTCCCTGTATCTCAGATTAAGGTCACTGATCCTCTCGGGCGCGACTATGGATAAAGATACCTCTGCGCGCCCACAGCCGGCCGGCAAAGCTTCCTCCTTTTCCAGCAGCCACGCATAAAGACTCTCTGTCCTTCTCAGGAAAACATCCGCCTCTCTAGGGGTAGTTCCGCAGAGAAGCTCTTTTCCCTCTGCTATTATATCAACGATCATTCTGCTTCGACTGTCCCTTCTTTTCGGCGGCAGCACGGATAGACTCGGATATCTCCTTTACTTCGCGGGAGTGGTATGTGGATCTCAGTATCTCAATAAAGGACGACTCGATCACTGCCATCTCACGCATTGTAAAGTCAACGTCCTTAAGCTGCCCTGCTTCCGCCTTCTGTCTTATGACGTTCTGCACGAGGAGCCTGAGGTCACGGATGTTATCAAACGACTTGTTCTTCGCTTTGACTGCGGCCTCGACAGAGTCCGCAAGCATGACAAGGGCTGTCTCCCTGGACTGCGGGCTGGGACCAGGGTACCTGAACTGTTCCTCCGTGGTGTTTTCATCGATCGCACGGGCCTTTTCATAAAAATATTTCTGCACCGTCGTGCCGTGATGCTCAGCTATGAACCTTCTGAGGGTCTTCGGCAGTTTAGTCTCGTCCGCTATCTCCAGACCGTCCCGTACATGGGATATAAGAACAAGTCCGGAGAGCGTAGGAGAGAGATCATCATGTATATTTTCCCCGCTTACCTGGTTTTCAACGA from Synergistaceae bacterium DZ-S4 encodes the following:
- the ybeY gene encoding rRNA maturation RNase YbeY, encoding MIVDIIAEGKELLCGTTPREADVFLRRTESLYAWLLEKEEALPAGCGRAEVSLSIVAPERISDLNLRYRESDKPTDVLSFPLWEEDFIFVPPEGWESIPLGDIVICPDKIMENASENSRSFMKELVLVLSHGLLHLIGYDHCDEDSERTMWALQDRMVDKFFAGEDDGNGR
- a CDS encoding cytidine deaminase; protein product: MADNESINFDAEALLRKAKKAVESAYAPYSDFPVGAAILFEDGRVVSGCNVENGSYGLSICAERNAMTTAVSEGRLKPTAIAVVGTEGTLCPPCGACRQFLSEFNGEMHVVLEDRGKTVIYKLSDLLPLQFRLTGKGETEDGR